A genomic region of Psychrobacter sp. M13 contains the following coding sequences:
- a CDS encoding serine hydrolase: protein MTNLPLTKQQILVAMISLSLGGAAQAALTINGNESSARVSWGGADSLSEARNIMYSSNNSSAIKKVNNGYGTTNITNANSYGSRNNSYNTTYRGSFGSSDMLPISTDSRSVAVIDAETGESIYEKNADIARPMASITKVMTAMVVLDAGLDMREELILDPEDFIGPKRASSRLKSGDRMNRAEMLLMSLMKSENPAAKSLARNYPGGYNAFIRAMNRKAQDLGMTTAYFGDPTGLDKRNVASSNDLVKLVRAAGNYDVIRRFSTTKSYDFYVSNYSSGNRTYSANNTSSLVRSGDYPIGISKTGFINEAGRCVVMETRVNNRPAIIVILGANSSATRWGDAKNILNSLASRRTV, encoded by the coding sequence ATGACAAATTTACCATTAACCAAACAGCAAATACTAGTTGCTATGATTTCATTGAGTTTGGGAGGCGCTGCGCAAGCGGCATTAACCATTAATGGTAATGAGTCTAGTGCGCGTGTTAGCTGGGGCGGGGCTGATAGCTTATCTGAAGCACGCAATATCATGTACAGCTCAAACAACAGCTCCGCTATCAAAAAAGTCAATAATGGCTATGGTACAACTAATATCACTAATGCGAATAGTTATGGTAGCCGTAATAACAGTTACAATACAACCTACCGTGGCAGCTTTGGCAGCAGCGATATGTTGCCTATCAGTACGGACTCGCGCAGTGTAGCAGTCATCGATGCTGAGACTGGTGAGTCGATCTACGAGAAAAACGCGGATATCGCGCGTCCTATGGCTAGTATCACTAAGGTTATGACTGCGATGGTCGTACTAGATGCTGGGCTCGATATGCGTGAAGAGCTTATTCTCGATCCAGAGGACTTTATAGGACCCAAACGTGCCAGCTCACGGCTCAAATCAGGCGATCGTATGAATCGCGCTGAGATGTTGCTGATGTCACTAATGAAGTCAGAAAACCCAGCGGCTAAGAGCTTAGCGCGTAACTATCCTGGTGGTTACAATGCCTTTATACGAGCGATGAACCGCAAAGCACAAGATTTAGGTATGACGACCGCTTATTTTGGTGATCCAACGGGTCTTGATAAGCGTAATGTCGCCTCATCGAATGATCTCGTTAAGTTAGTGCGTGCGGCTGGCAACTACGATGTGATTCGTCGTTTTTCTACTACTAAGAGCTATGACTTCTATGTCTCTAATTATTCAAGCGGTAATCGTACTTATTCAGCGAATAATACCAGTAGTTTAGTACGTTCAGGCGATTACCCAATCGGTATATCCAAAACAGGCTTTATTAATGAAGCAGGTCGCTGCGTAGTGATGGAGACCCGAGTCAATAACCGTCCTGCTATTATCGTCATTTTGGGTGCCAATAGCTCAGCAACACGATGGGGTGATGCTAAGAATATCTTAAACAGTTTGGCGTCACGTCGTACGGTATAG
- a CDS encoding phosphoglycerate kinase — protein MNFLRMSELNLTDKIVLIREDLNVPIKAGKVASDARLQASLPTIKMALDKGAAVIVCSHLGRPTEDKFEAAYSLAPVADYLTEKLGDQLSQPVALNSDYLNEEVAIKAGEVILLENVRFNAGEKKNDATLAKRYASLCDVFVMDAFGTAHRAQASTEGVTQAMRATGKTVCAGPLLAAELDALSQALQTPAQPMLAIVGGSKVSTKLEVLHSLATLCSQIIVGGGIANTFLAAQGHSVGASLYEPDLLDTARDIMTKTEILLPEYVVVADKCDIDFADFTGSLEKATATIKAVHAIDADDMILDIAPQSAKQLAVAITKAKTILWNGPVGVFEVDAYGAGTQILAQAVQDSAGFSIAGGGDTLAAIDKYQVADGVSYMSTGGGAFLEFVEGKTLPAVAALEL, from the coding sequence ATGAATTTTTTACGTATGAGTGAGCTGAATTTAACCGATAAAATCGTTTTGATTCGTGAGGATTTAAATGTCCCTATTAAAGCTGGTAAAGTGGCGAGCGACGCCCGATTGCAAGCGAGCCTACCGACGATAAAAATGGCTTTAGACAAAGGCGCTGCGGTGATTGTTTGTTCGCACTTAGGTCGTCCAACCGAAGACAAGTTTGAAGCTGCTTACTCACTAGCACCTGTTGCCGACTATCTAACCGAAAAATTAGGCGATCAACTGAGTCAGCCAGTCGCGCTCAATAGTGATTATCTCAATGAAGAAGTCGCTATTAAGGCAGGGGAAGTCATATTACTAGAAAACGTGCGCTTTAATGCAGGCGAGAAGAAAAACGATGCTACATTAGCGAAGCGTTATGCTAGTCTTTGTGATGTGTTTGTCATGGACGCTTTTGGTACCGCGCACCGTGCTCAGGCCTCAACAGAAGGCGTCACTCAGGCGATGCGTGCAACGGGCAAGACGGTATGTGCAGGGCCATTACTAGCCGCTGAGCTTGATGCATTGAGCCAAGCGCTACAGACACCCGCTCAGCCTATGCTTGCCATAGTAGGTGGATCAAAAGTATCGACTAAGCTTGAGGTACTGCATAGTTTGGCTACGTTATGTAGCCAGATTATCGTTGGTGGCGGTATTGCCAATACCTTTTTGGCCGCGCAAGGTCATAGCGTTGGTGCCTCTTTGTATGAGCCAGATCTGCTCGATACCGCCCGAGATATTATGACCAAGACTGAAATTTTATTGCCTGAATATGTAGTCGTGGCGGATAAATGTGATATTGATTTTGCCGACTTTACAGGGTCATTAGAAAAAGCTACTGCGACTATAAAAGCGGTTCATGCTATTGATGCTGATGATATGATATTGGATATTGCACCGCAAAGCGCCAAGCAATTAGCAGTCGCTATTACCAAGGCTAAGACTATCTTGTGGAATGGCCCTGTTGGCGTATTTGAGGTCGATGCCTATGGTGCAGGGACACAAATACTAGCGCAAGCGGTACAAGACAGCGCAGGATTTTCAATCGCTGGTGGCGGCGATACCTTAGCCGCTATTGACAAGTATCAAGTTGCTGATGGCGTCAGCTATATGTCGACAGGTGGCGGTGCTTTCTTAGAGTTTGTCGAGGGTAAAACTCTGCCAGCAGTAGCAGCTTTAGAGCTCTAA
- a CDS encoding AarF/ABC1/UbiB kinase family protein codes for MLLSYQKRLRELLHIAAKYRIDTHISIEDAPQLRPIARLIRMHPAAWGKKHQPNGIKYALEDMGTLFLKLGQLLSTRRDLVPPNIIDQLVQLQDKVKSFDPNIAIAQIQDPKHGLGQSIETLFARFDVKPLAAASIAQVHSAALHDQREVVVKVVRPDIRDTIITDFELLRELASWVSARVEAARAIHIIDLVEDYRQVMLNELDLTLEADNTTKMRNNFLDSALMYVPEVYAAAKNVIVMERIQGVPISQVELFDKLGYDRAILAKKGLTIFFTQVFRDNFFHADMHPGNVFVETPPVSLLGNDAQPASLGYEPRYIGLDCAIMGTLSKDDQLIVARMLLAVMNNNFTAVVDIVSRAGWIPPSADKHALMRDMSRTVGPMLSKSINEIDFAGVLMQILDIARRHHMSIPPQLMLLLKTLVHVEGLGRELYPDLDIWSLAKPILSGWIKEQLDPVRNLQQLRQQLPEILLSATDIPKLLDQGLQSLASQGSRQDSQLREIQQIRADMLNDRRRDWIALAGFGINIAIATQVEWFAPIFYILAVLFVIWRILA; via the coding sequence ATGCTTTTATCCTATCAAAAACGTCTCCGCGAGCTATTACACATTGCAGCGAAATATCGCATTGATACTCATATTTCAATCGAGGACGCGCCGCAGTTACGACCGATAGCGCGCTTAATCCGTATGCATCCTGCTGCTTGGGGTAAGAAGCATCAGCCTAATGGCATTAAGTATGCATTAGAAGACATGGGCACGCTGTTCCTTAAATTAGGTCAATTGCTCTCGACTCGTCGTGATTTAGTGCCACCTAATATCATCGATCAACTGGTACAGCTGCAAGACAAGGTTAAATCCTTTGACCCCAATATTGCTATCGCGCAAATTCAAGATCCAAAGCATGGTTTGGGTCAGTCTATCGAGACTTTATTTGCTCGCTTTGATGTCAAGCCTTTAGCTGCTGCTTCTATCGCGCAAGTCCATAGCGCCGCCCTACACGATCAGCGTGAAGTAGTGGTCAAAGTAGTGCGCCCTGATATACGTGACACTATTATTACTGATTTTGAGCTGTTGCGCGAGCTTGCCAGCTGGGTATCTGCACGGGTTGAAGCGGCACGGGCTATCCATATTATTGACTTAGTCGAGGACTATCGGCAGGTCATGCTCAATGAGCTGGACTTGACGCTAGAGGCTGATAATACCACTAAGATGCGCAATAACTTTTTAGACTCAGCGCTGATGTACGTACCCGAGGTCTATGCTGCCGCCAAAAACGTCATCGTTATGGAGCGTATTCAAGGTGTGCCGATCTCACAAGTTGAGCTATTTGATAAGCTAGGTTATGACCGCGCTATCTTAGCGAAAAAAGGCTTAACGATATTCTTTACCCAAGTGTTTCGTGATAACTTTTTTCATGCTGATATGCACCCAGGCAATGTCTTTGTAGAGACACCACCTGTTAGCCTCTTAGGCAATGATGCGCAGCCTGCCAGCTTGGGCTATGAGCCACGCTACATCGGTCTTGATTGCGCTATTATGGGTACATTATCGAAGGATGATCAGCTGATCGTTGCCCGTATGTTACTCGCGGTTATGAATAATAACTTTACCGCAGTAGTCGATATTGTGAGCCGTGCAGGCTGGATACCGCCCAGTGCTGACAAACACGCTTTGATGCGTGATATGAGTCGCACGGTTGGCCCTATGCTGTCAAAATCTATCAATGAGATTGATTTTGCTGGCGTCTTGATGCAGATATTAGATATCGCGCGTCGCCACCATATGAGCATTCCACCGCAGCTGATGCTACTACTCAAAACCTTGGTACATGTTGAGGGATTAGGTCGCGAGTTATATCCCGATCTGGATATTTGGTCACTTGCGAAGCCTATCTTGAGTGGTTGGATTAAAGAGCAGCTCGATCCTGTGCGTAATTTACAACAATTACGTCAGCAGTTACCAGAGATTTTATTATCCGCCACTGACATACCTAAACTGCTAGATCAAGGCTTGCAAAGTCTAGCATCGCAAGGCTCAAGGCAAGACAGTCAACTGCGTGAAATCCAACAAATCCGCGCTGATATGCTCAACGATCGTCGCCGTGATTGGATCGCCTTGGCAGGCTTTGGAATAAATATTGCCATCGCCACCCAAGTGGAATGGTTTGCACCGATATTTTATATCTTGGCCGTATTATTTGTTATTTGGCGTATCTTGGCTTAG
- a CDS encoding PAS domain-containing sensor histidine kinase: MKPASTVIAFVITYLQQGETLPSAQLRRLGMVYNSYRLIVSLFLLLMIYVTTQADNSIMLPSLLQLTILIFYVLFSLILFGLFSVVPQQPRRQLLLGLFMDVVVLSLLLYTNGAPDLQLTMLYMVVVAASFMLLTGTQALIITLLAIIFIIYQQFFHAIANSMNLADLGDALLISASFLAVGFLSWSVSQRLVHVEGMALQQALEVAHLNAINQEVVSQMINGIIVVDKKRIVLANLAAYQLLGIESDPAAKPTFSFRLNQNVSTTTKPFNNNKKRIIKAYDPLIDFQKKLTHEHKSLVENYINLANNQLRTFIYDLPKSISATNANKLRIQIIPLKDNSQLMLLEDLRREQTSAQQLKLASLGQLTASIAHEIRNPLAAISQASQLLIEDIDENYGSDDTESSMTTDNTGNHELYKMIFAQTKRVDRIIEDVLKLSRQQQPQRQTIELIEWMPQFLDNHFRNHDITLNVRTTIVIQFDTHQLEQIFINLINNGLRYSSRAHTQADVTVEIYDRQNDVIIDVLDTGIGIDNTSAEHLFEPFFTTDKAGTGLGLYLSQAFSEANYAQLIHVPEHAKTCFRLIVPAAVSIVEIA, from the coding sequence ATGAAACCTGCTTCTACAGTCATAGCTTTTGTCATCACTTATTTGCAGCAAGGCGAGACGCTACCCTCAGCACAACTGCGCCGACTAGGCATGGTATATAATAGTTATCGACTCATCGTTAGCCTATTTTTACTGTTGATGATTTATGTGACGACGCAAGCCGATAACAGCATCATGCTGCCCAGCCTCTTACAGTTAACGATACTTATTTTTTATGTCTTGTTTAGCCTTATATTATTTGGCTTATTCTCAGTAGTCCCTCAGCAGCCACGGCGTCAGCTATTGCTAGGGCTGTTTATGGACGTAGTCGTTTTAAGCTTACTACTCTATACCAATGGCGCGCCTGATTTGCAACTGACTATGCTGTACATGGTAGTGGTAGCAGCAAGCTTTATGTTATTGACAGGTACTCAGGCGCTGATCATTACCTTACTGGCTATCATTTTTATTATTTATCAGCAGTTTTTCCATGCGATTGCTAATAGTATGAATTTAGCCGATCTAGGAGATGCCTTACTGATATCAGCCAGCTTTTTGGCAGTAGGGTTTTTGAGTTGGTCGGTCTCTCAGCGCTTAGTTCATGTAGAGGGTATGGCCTTGCAGCAGGCACTAGAAGTGGCTCATCTCAATGCCATTAACCAAGAAGTCGTCAGTCAGATGATTAATGGCATAATAGTTGTTGATAAAAAACGTATCGTGCTGGCAAACTTGGCCGCTTATCAGCTCTTAGGTATAGAATCCGATCCAGCCGCCAAACCTACCTTTAGTTTCCGTCTTAATCAAAATGTAAGCACGACAACTAAGCCATTTAATAATAATAAAAAGCGTATTATAAAAGCTTATGACCCCTTAATAGACTTTCAAAAAAAACTAACTCATGAGCATAAATCTTTGGTTGAGAATTATATAAATTTAGCAAACAATCAGTTGCGTACCTTTATCTATGATCTGCCAAAAAGCATTAGTGCTACTAATGCTAACAAATTACGTATTCAAATCATCCCTTTAAAAGATAACAGTCAGTTGATGCTATTAGAGGACTTGCGCCGTGAGCAAACCAGTGCTCAACAATTAAAACTGGCCTCCTTAGGACAGCTTACGGCTAGCATTGCTCACGAAATACGCAATCCTTTAGCGGCTATCTCACAGGCCAGCCAGCTGTTAATAGAAGACATCGATGAAAACTATGGTTCAGATGACACCGAGTCGTCAATGACAACGGATAATACAGGCAATCATGAGCTCTATAAGATGATATTTGCCCAAACCAAACGCGTCGATCGTATCATTGAGGATGTGTTGAAATTATCGCGCCAGCAGCAGCCACAACGTCAAACCATAGAACTTATCGAATGGATGCCGCAATTTTTGGATAATCACTTTCGCAACCATGATATTACACTGAATGTTCGTACCACTATTGTTATCCAGTTTGATACGCATCAGTTAGAGCAGATTTTTATTAATCTAATTAATAATGGATTGCGCTATAGCAGTCGAGCTCATACGCAAGCTGATGTTACGGTTGAGATCTACGATAGGCAGAACGATGTTATAATCGATGTTTTAGATACAGGAATAGGTATCGATAATACTAGTGCAGAACATCTATTTGAGCCATTTTTTACTACGGATAAAGCAGGAACGGGCTTGGGTTTGTATTTATCTCAAGCTTTTAGTGAGGCCAATTATGCTCAGCTTATCCATGTTCCAGAGCATGCAAAAACTTGTTTTCGCTTGATAGTACCTGCCGCTGTTTCTATTGTTGAAATTGCCTAA
- the ruvB gene encoding Holliday junction branch migration DNA helicase RuvB, whose amino-acid sequence MQDRLINPLSDASDAPDSNIRPALLAEYIGQPVVREQMEVFIGAARGRNEPLDHTLIFGPPGLGKTTLANIIAREMGGNLRSTSGPVLERPGDLAAMLTNLEEGDVLFIDEIHRLSSVIEEILYPAMEDFQLDIMIGEGPAARSIKLDLPPFTLVAATTRAGLLTSPLRDRFGIVQRLEFYNIEDLTTIVSRAARLMKVPMSQDGAVEIARRARGTPRIANRLLRRVRDYAEVRGDGSINGAIAGSALDMLAVDRRGLDHLDRRYIEILHERFDGGPAGVEAVAAAMAEDRGTLEDVIEPYLIQQGYVLRTARGRVLTQMAIDQML is encoded by the coding sequence ATGCAAGACCGCTTGATCAATCCATTATCAGACGCGAGCGATGCGCCTGATTCTAATATTCGACCAGCCTTACTGGCTGAGTACATTGGTCAGCCTGTAGTGCGTGAGCAGATGGAAGTATTTATCGGTGCTGCCCGTGGCCGCAATGAGCCGCTGGATCATACCCTTATTTTTGGTCCGCCAGGATTAGGTAAGACTACGCTTGCTAATATTATTGCTCGTGAAATGGGTGGCAATTTGCGCTCAACCTCGGGACCTGTCCTTGAGCGTCCAGGTGATTTGGCAGCGATGTTAACCAATCTAGAAGAGGGTGACGTGCTATTTATCGATGAGATCCATCGCTTGAGCTCGGTCATTGAAGAAATACTCTATCCTGCGATGGAAGACTTTCAGCTGGATATTATGATAGGTGAAGGGCCAGCGGCGCGTTCTATCAAGCTTGATTTGCCACCCTTTACATTAGTTGCTGCGACCACAAGAGCAGGGCTATTGACCTCACCGTTGCGTGATCGCTTTGGTATCGTTCAGCGTTTAGAGTTTTATAATATCGAGGATTTGACGACTATCGTCAGTCGTGCCGCTCGGCTAATGAAAGTCCCTATGAGCCAAGATGGCGCCGTTGAGATTGCGCGCCGCGCCCGTGGGACACCTAGGATTGCCAATAGATTGCTACGCCGTGTCCGCGACTATGCTGAGGTTCGAGGTGACGGTAGTATCAATGGTGCTATCGCTGGTAGTGCGCTTGATATGCTGGCAGTTGATCGGCGCGGCCTTGATCATCTAGATCGTCGCTACATCGAGATTTTGCATGAGCGCTTCGATGGAGGGCCTGCTGGGGTTGAGGCGGTGGCGGCAGCGATGGCTGAGGATCGCGGAACATTAGAGGATGTAATTGAGCCTTATCTGATTCAGCAAGGTTACGTACTACGCACTGCTCGTGGTCGGGTATTAACGCAAATGGCTATCGATCAGATGCTGTAA
- the fba gene encoding class II fructose-bisphosphate aldolase (catalyzes the reversible aldol condensation of dihydroxyacetonephosphate and glyceraldehyde 3-phosphate in the Calvin cycle, glycolysis, and/or gluconeogenesis), whose translation MALISLRQLLDHAAEHNYGVPAFNVNNLEQMRAIMMAADACDSPVIVQASAGARGYAGSAFLRHLITAAIEEWPHIPVVMHQDHGMSPAICQRSIQLGFSSVMMDGSLGEDGKTPMDYDYNASVTREVVKMSHACGVSVEGEIGCLGSLETGMAGEEDGSGAEGVLDHEQLLTSADEAEQFVKDTNVDALAIAIGTSHGAYKFTRPPTGDILSIERVKEIHARIPNTHLVMHGSSSVPQEWLKVINENGGNIGETYGVPVEQIVEAIKHGVRKVNIDTDLRLASTGAIRKFLVENPSEFDPRKYFKASMVAMSDICTNRFEAFGSAGQAHKIRPINLEGMVNFYQ comes from the coding sequence ATGGCTTTAATATCCTTACGTCAACTTTTAGATCATGCTGCTGAGCACAACTACGGTGTTCCTGCTTTTAATGTCAATAATTTAGAGCAAATGCGCGCTATCATGATGGCAGCTGACGCCTGCGACTCACCTGTTATTGTACAAGCGAGCGCGGGTGCACGCGGTTATGCAGGTTCCGCTTTTTTGCGCCACTTGATTACCGCAGCTATTGAAGAGTGGCCACATATTCCAGTGGTGATGCATCAAGACCATGGTATGTCGCCTGCTATATGCCAACGCTCAATCCAGCTCGGCTTTTCATCAGTGATGATGGATGGCTCACTTGGCGAAGATGGTAAGACGCCAATGGATTATGACTATAATGCTAGCGTGACCCGTGAAGTTGTCAAAATGTCACATGCGTGTGGCGTATCAGTCGAAGGCGAGATTGGTTGCTTGGGTAGCCTTGAGACGGGTATGGCAGGTGAAGAAGATGGTTCTGGCGCAGAAGGCGTGCTGGATCATGAGCAACTATTAACTAGTGCTGATGAAGCTGAGCAGTTTGTCAAAGACACTAACGTCGATGCACTAGCAATTGCCATCGGTACTAGTCATGGCGCGTATAAATTTACTCGTCCACCGACAGGCGATATCCTATCGATTGAGAGGGTGAAAGAGATTCATGCCCGTATTCCTAATACCCATTTGGTTATGCACGGCTCATCGTCTGTACCGCAAGAATGGCTAAAAGTCATCAATGAAAATGGGGGTAATATTGGTGAGACTTATGGTGTACCTGTTGAGCAAATCGTTGAAGCGATCAAGCATGGTGTCCGTAAAGTCAATATCGATACTGATTTACGTCTCGCATCAACGGGTGCTATCCGCAAATTCCTTGTAGAAAACCCAAGTGAATTTGATCCGCGTAAATACTTTAAAGCGTCTATGGTTGCGATGTCAGATATCTGTACTAATCGTTTTGAAGCCTTTGGTTCAGCAGGACAAGCGCACAAAATTCGCCCAATAAATCTAGAAGGTATGGTTAACTTTTATCAATAG
- a CDS encoding response regulator, with protein MIRVLVVDDHDLVRMGISRMLADSPDIEVVGEADSGDMAIKLAKQLIPNVILLDVNMPNIGGLEATKRLVQLNIGIRILAVSSMATQPYPSMLLKAGAHGYITKGTPLDEMIRAIKKLNQGGRYFSHDVADQLAEVLLSDKAASPFDLLSDREKQVAMMVVNCQSPQQIADQLFVSVKTINTYRYRIYEKVGVDSDVKLTHMAIRHGLIQP; from the coding sequence ATGATTCGAGTGTTAGTAGTAGATGATCATGATTTAGTTCGTATGGGTATCAGCCGTATGTTAGCTGATAGTCCAGATATCGAAGTCGTTGGTGAAGCAGATAGCGGTGATATGGCTATAAAGCTTGCTAAACAGCTTATCCCTAACGTCATTCTTTTGGACGTTAATATGCCTAATATTGGTGGGCTTGAGGCTACCAAACGCTTAGTACAATTGAACATAGGCATCAGAATATTGGCAGTTAGTAGTATGGCTACTCAGCCTTATCCATCGATGCTACTCAAGGCAGGCGCTCATGGCTATATCACTAAAGGCACACCACTTGATGAGATGATACGCGCGATCAAAAAACTCAATCAAGGCGGTCGTTATTTCAGTCATGATGTAGCAGATCAGCTGGCTGAAGTGTTGTTATCCGATAAGGCCGCTTCACCTTTTGACTTATTAAGCGACCGTGAAAAGCAAGTAGCTATGATGGTCGTTAACTGTCAAAGCCCTCAGCAAATCGCTGATCAGTTATTTGTCAGTGTAAAGACTATTAATACTTATCGTTATCGTATTTATGAAAAAGTAGGTGTTGATAGTGATGTTAAGCTTACCCATATGGCAATTCGCCATGGACTTATTCAGCCTTAA
- the ruvA gene encoding Holliday junction branch migration protein RuvA, translating to MIGLISGQVQHLMAPMACVMTASGVGYDIELPLPSFCQLQLDQQASIWTHFHVREDAQLLFGFIDRKERDVFRQLIKINGVGAKMALAMLSAMSAAELKMHVDQDSETALMRIPGIGKKTAQRLLIELKDKLKNIEVDDSNSEFDVQITPISNEGSIIAEVEGALISLGYKEREAQQAIKAAKNDGETFTDTQSLLKATLKQLSRF from the coding sequence ATGATAGGACTTATCAGCGGACAAGTGCAGCATTTGATGGCACCGATGGCCTGCGTTATGACGGCGTCAGGCGTTGGCTATGATATCGAGCTGCCGTTGCCGTCGTTTTGTCAATTACAATTGGATCAACAAGCTAGTATTTGGACGCATTTTCATGTGCGTGAAGATGCGCAGCTGCTGTTTGGCTTTATTGATCGCAAAGAGCGTGATGTCTTTCGCCAGTTGATTAAGATTAATGGGGTCGGTGCCAAAATGGCATTGGCTATGTTATCAGCGATGTCAGCGGCTGAGCTCAAAATGCATGTCGACCAAGACTCGGAAACCGCGCTCATGCGTATTCCAGGTATCGGCAAAAAGACCGCTCAACGTCTGCTTATTGAGCTCAAAGACAAGCTTAAAAATATCGAAGTTGACGATAGCAATTCGGAGTTTGATGTTCAAATTACGCCAATCTCTAATGAGGGCAGTATCATCGCTGAGGTGGAAGGCGCGCTGATTAGCTTAGGGTATAAAGAGCGCGAAGCTCAGCAAGCCATCAAAGCGGCCAAAAATGACGGCGAAACCTTTACAGATACTCAAAGTTTGTTAAAAGCGACTTTAAAACAACTCTCTCGCTTTTGA
- a CDS encoding thiamine phosphate synthase → MIIPKLYLLTNDDDISLLLTKLKTAFATNLIAVVQIRRKQVLAQPNGSQQLYDEALEIIALAQQYKVAVVINDDTALAAKLGVGVHLGQGDGDISTAKQLIAADQIIGRTCHGDSQLVKQALEDGADYAAMGAVFASMTKPQASIISREQLNAGCQLSLDKPLNICVIGGLSAENIGQLAGLPLTYIAVVGDIMDLTVEQIAQRCQQWQQALSIWQTLA, encoded by the coding sequence ATGATAATCCCTAAACTATACCTGCTGACTAACGATGACGACATCAGCTTACTGTTAACCAAACTTAAAACCGCATTTGCAACTAATCTTATTGCTGTAGTGCAAATAAGACGCAAGCAAGTACTAGCACAGCCTAATGGCTCGCAGCAGCTCTACGATGAAGCGCTAGAAATTATTGCTTTAGCCCAGCAATACAAGGTTGCCGTCGTTATTAATGACGATACCGCTCTAGCCGCTAAGCTGGGTGTAGGGGTACATTTAGGTCAAGGCGATGGTGACATAAGCACAGCGAAACAGTTAATAGCAGCCGATCAAATCATTGGTCGTACTTGCCATGGTGATAGTCAACTCGTAAAGCAAGCACTAGAGGATGGCGCAGATTATGCGGCGATGGGTGCCGTATTTGCCTCAATGACTAAACCTCAAGCGAGTATTATTAGTCGCGAGCAGCTCAATGCTGGCTGTCAGCTAAGCTTAGATAAACCGCTAAATATATGTGTGATTGGTGGACTTAGCGCAGAAAATATTGGTCAGCTGGCAGGCTTGCCATTGACTTATATTGCGGTAGTCGGGGATATTATGGACTTAACAGTAGAGCAGATAGCGCAGCGTTGTCAGCAGTGGCAGCAAGCGCTTAGTATCTGGCAAACGCTTGCTTAA
- a CDS encoding TraR/DksA C4-type zinc finger protein: protein MSTDFDQAKQKLLQLKEEYQTRIDTIKDHIQNPQDELNKDWGDQAISIRQNDTRQLLAAEAHQNLIYIENALSRIENGTYGECEVCGEEIQEQRLKAVPYATLCMDHAE from the coding sequence ATGAGTACAGATTTTGATCAGGCCAAACAAAAACTACTACAGCTTAAAGAAGAGTACCAGACTCGTATCGATACCATAAAGGATCATATCCAAAATCCGCAAGATGAGCTTAATAAAGATTGGGGAGATCAAGCAATCTCTATCCGTCAGAATGATACGCGTCAGCTCCTAGCGGCAGAAGCACACCAAAACCTCATCTATATTGAAAATGCTTTGAGCCGTATCGAAAACGGTACTTACGGAGAATGTGAAGTATGCGGTGAGGAGATACAGGAACAACGCTTAAAAGCTGTGCCTTATGCTACGTTATGTATGGATCACGCTGAATAA